From a single Micromonospora carbonacea genomic region:
- a CDS encoding Hsp70 family protein gives MTDSRVYGIDLGTTYTCIAHVDDLSGRPHITPNDAGELTTPSVVLFEDAETRVVGREAKNIAVMEAENVVEMIKREMGKPEWRREFFGHRYSPEEISSYILRKVVDDTERHEGTRPHKVVVTCPAYFGIPQREATAAAGRIAGLDVLEVINEPTAAAIAYGAQHPEDQVVLVYDLGGGTFDVTVIDIKDSAITVVATDGAHELGGRNWDEELVKFAAGQWQAEHPGAGTDPLDSPETVQDLWLRAERAKWSLSSMAQTKVAVTHDGQQVTVPLTREKFNDLTQYLLDSTMSLTRQVMETARELGYPKIDLILLVGGSTKMPQVTARLEAEFSLEVKSFEPDQAVAKGAAIYGQKLAVGERVRTEIGKKLDRAPEQVDVAAAPEKVRMAAEELVASDMGLRLGTVQYLSGMVVRNVVSHSFGVIALTADDTEVISNLVLAQQALPAEATRTFGIRHSGMGAVELRIFENTSREAVVKDLDTGEQVGVAMLELASDLPADSPVDVVFRLDNEGRLTVTGRDRSVGGKEVTAVIETNRALSAEQVAVAIKHANSIRILG, from the coding sequence ATGACCGACAGTCGCGTCTACGGCATCGACCTCGGCACCACCTACACCTGCATCGCCCACGTTGATGACCTCAGCGGCCGTCCGCACATCACCCCAAACGACGCGGGTGAGCTGACCACGCCGTCCGTCGTGCTTTTCGAAGACGCGGAGACCCGGGTCGTCGGCCGGGAGGCGAAGAACATCGCGGTCATGGAGGCGGAGAACGTCGTCGAGATGATAAAACGCGAGATGGGCAAGCCGGAGTGGCGACGCGAGTTCTTCGGTCACCGGTACTCGCCGGAGGAGATCTCCTCGTACATCCTGCGCAAGGTCGTCGACGACACCGAGCGGCACGAGGGCACCCGGCCGCACAAGGTCGTGGTGACCTGTCCGGCGTACTTCGGCATCCCGCAGCGGGAGGCGACCGCGGCGGCCGGCCGGATCGCCGGGCTCGATGTCCTGGAGGTCATCAACGAGCCGACCGCGGCGGCCATCGCCTACGGCGCCCAGCACCCCGAGGACCAGGTCGTGCTGGTGTACGACCTGGGTGGTGGCACCTTCGACGTCACCGTCATCGACATCAAGGACAGTGCCATCACCGTGGTCGCCACCGATGGCGCGCACGAGCTGGGCGGTCGCAACTGGGACGAGGAGTTGGTCAAGTTCGCCGCCGGGCAGTGGCAGGCCGAGCACCCCGGTGCCGGGACGGACCCGCTCGACTCTCCGGAGACCGTGCAGGATCTCTGGCTGCGGGCGGAGCGGGCGAAGTGGTCGCTCAGCAGCATGGCGCAGACCAAGGTGGCGGTGACCCACGACGGACAGCAAGTCACGGTGCCGCTGACCCGGGAGAAGTTCAACGACCTCACCCAGTACCTGTTGGACAGCACGATGTCGCTGACCAGGCAGGTGATGGAGACCGCCCGGGAGCTCGGTTACCCCAAGATCGACCTGATCCTGCTGGTCGGCGGCTCGACGAAGATGCCCCAGGTCACCGCTCGACTCGAAGCGGAGTTCTCGCTCGAGGTGAAGTCCTTCGAGCCGGACCAGGCGGTCGCCAAGGGCGCCGCGATCTACGGGCAGAAGCTCGCGGTCGGCGAGCGGGTGCGGACCGAGATCGGCAAGAAGCTCGACCGGGCGCCGGAGCAGGTGGACGTGGCTGCCGCACCGGAGAAGGTGCGGATGGCGGCCGAGGAGCTGGTCGCCAGCGACATGGGCCTGCGGCTGGGCACCGTGCAGTACCTCAGCGGCATGGTGGTCCGGAACGTGGTCAGCCACAGCTTCGGGGTGATCGCCCTCACTGCGGACGACACCGAGGTCATCTCGAACCTCGTCCTGGCCCAGCAGGCCCTGCCGGCCGAGGCCACCAGGACCTTCGGCATCCGGCACAGCGGCATGGGCGCGGTCGAGCTGAGGATCTTCGAGAACACCTCCCGGGAGGCGGTCGTCAAGGATCTGGACACCGGCGAGCAGGTCGGTGTCGCGATGCTCGAACTCGCCAGCGACCTGCCCGCCGATTCGCCGGTGGACGTGGTGTTCCGGCTCGACAACGAGGGTCGGCTGACCGTCACTGGGCGGGACCGTTCGGTCGGCGGCAAGGAGGTGACCGCCGTCATCGAGACCAACCGGGCGCTCTCCGCCGAGCAGGTGGCGGTCGCCATCAAGCACGCGAACAGCATCCGGATCCTCGGTTGA
- a CDS encoding Hsp70 family protein: MTGRSGPVVDSRPLAVGIDLGTTYSAVAWVNPDGDPEIIPNALGEPLTASVVSFAAGRPIVGAEAKADQARGASEVAYLFKRSMGNPSFQFPLGGEVWSATRLSALVLAHLKEQAEAALGRPVTRAVVTVPEYFTHPERAATIEAGRLAGLDVRRIISEPTSAALAYGLRPGPRTRRVLVYDLGGGTFDVSLVEIGPDEIRVLCTDGNHELGGRDWDDRLAGLVLRAFPAEAAALEDEPGALLVEVERLKRTLSARQSAELRLVVDGRPPLSTRIDRKSFEGASRDLLEQTGQLTGQVLDELGLSWADIHGILPVGGSTRMPMVRDYLEELSGRPPMGGVHPDHAVALGAAAQAAILLEEESAAQLRLAGPSAVPAEPILRLSAPRRVSGVVAHSLGMIAENSTGDRYVNSVLLPRNQRIPCTETRPYQFELDGGGEELLEVYLTQGETDDPSTCVYLGRYLVTRFPPGGRRKVIVDVAYAYDENVLVGVTATERSSGAPLAVTVAELPEDVPGRFLQPPVRSVAREPMTVYLAFDLSGSMSGLPLNEAKRAAETFVSQLDLTTTAVGLIAFSDRVRAEQQATSNAAVIERAIRGLVVGSTGYGNATHPFDELRQLLAGSAGRRFGVVLADGVWSNQSRAVKQAQHCHRDGIDVVAVGFGGADQGFLRRIASSTEQALFTDLGELSSVFGTIAREITEGATRP, translated from the coding sequence TTGACCGGCCGGTCCGGCCCCGTCGTCGACTCCCGGCCGCTCGCCGTCGGCATCGACCTCGGCACCACCTACTCCGCAGTGGCCTGGGTCAACCCCGACGGCGATCCAGAGATCATCCCGAACGCCCTGGGTGAGCCGTTGACCGCTTCGGTGGTCAGCTTCGCCGCCGGCCGCCCGATCGTCGGCGCCGAGGCCAAGGCGGACCAGGCCCGCGGCGCGTCCGAGGTGGCGTACCTGTTCAAGCGGTCGATGGGGAATCCGTCGTTCCAGTTCCCGCTCGGCGGCGAGGTGTGGAGCGCCACTCGGCTCTCCGCGCTCGTTCTCGCCCACCTCAAGGAGCAGGCGGAGGCGGCGCTGGGCCGGCCGGTGACCCGGGCGGTGGTCACCGTGCCGGAGTACTTCACCCATCCGGAGCGGGCGGCGACCATCGAGGCCGGCCGGCTGGCCGGGCTGGACGTCCGGCGGATCATCAGCGAACCCACCTCGGCCGCGCTCGCCTACGGGCTGCGGCCCGGTCCCCGGACCCGCCGGGTCCTGGTGTACGACCTGGGCGGCGGCACGTTCGACGTCTCGCTGGTCGAGATCGGACCGGACGAGATCCGGGTGCTCTGCACCGACGGCAACCACGAGCTGGGCGGCCGGGACTGGGACGACCGGCTGGCCGGGCTCGTGCTGCGTGCCTTTCCGGCCGAGGCCGCCGCGCTTGAGGACGAGCCGGGGGCGTTGCTGGTCGAGGTCGAGCGACTCAAGCGCACCCTCTCCGCCCGGCAGTCGGCCGAGCTTCGGCTGGTGGTCGACGGGCGCCCGCCGCTCAGCACCCGGATCGACCGGAAGTCGTTCGAGGGGGCCAGCCGGGATCTGCTCGAGCAGACCGGCCAGCTGACCGGCCAGGTCCTCGACGAGCTGGGCCTGAGCTGGGCCGACATCCACGGGATACTGCCGGTCGGCGGCTCCACCCGGATGCCGATGGTGCGCGACTATCTGGAGGAGTTGTCCGGTCGGCCGCCGATGGGCGGCGTGCACCCGGACCACGCCGTCGCGCTCGGCGCCGCCGCCCAGGCCGCCATCCTGCTCGAAGAGGAGAGCGCCGCCCAGCTGCGGCTGGCCGGCCCGTCGGCGGTCCCGGCCGAGCCGATCCTGCGGCTGTCGGCGCCACGCAGGGTCAGCGGCGTGGTGGCGCACAGCCTCGGCATGATCGCCGAGAACTCGACCGGTGACCGGTACGTCAACAGCGTCCTGCTGCCCCGCAACCAGCGGATCCCCTGCACCGAGACCCGGCCCTACCAGTTCGAGCTGGACGGCGGGGGCGAGGAGTTGCTGGAGGTCTACCTGACCCAGGGGGAGACCGACGATCCGTCCACCTGTGTCTACCTCGGCCGCTATCTGGTCACCAGGTTCCCGCCCGGTGGCCGGCGCAAGGTGATCGTCGACGTGGCCTACGCCTACGACGAGAACGTCCTGGTCGGGGTGACGGCGACCGAGCGGAGCAGCGGAGCGCCGTTGGCGGTGACCGTCGCCGAGCTACCGGAGGACGTTCCCGGCCGCTTCCTGCAGCCGCCGGTCCGCTCGGTGGCCCGCGAGCCGATGACCGTCTACCTCGCGTTCGACCTCTCCGGCAGCATGTCCGGCCTCCCGCTGAACGAGGCCAAGCGGGCCGCGGAAACCTTCGTCAGCCAGCTCGATCTGACCACGACCGCCGTCGGCCTGATCGCCTTCTCCGACCGGGTGCGCGCCGAGCAGCAGGCGACCTCCAACGCCGCCGTCATCGAGCGGGCGATCCGGGGACTCGTGGTGGGTAGCACCGGGTACGGCAACGCCACCCATCCCTTCGACGAGCTGCGCCAGCTGCTGGCCGGCAGCGCGGGTCGCCGGTTCGGGGTGGTGCTGGCCGACGGGGTCTGGTCCAACCAGAGCCGCGCGGTCAAGCAGGCCCAGCACTGTCACCGCGACGGCATCGACGTCGTCGCGGTCGGCTTCGGCGGTGCCGACCAGGGTTTCCTGCGGCGGATAGCCTCCTCGACCGAGCAGGCGCTCTTCACCGACCTCGGAGAGCTCAGCAGCGTGTTCGGCACCATCGCCCGGGAGATCACCGAAGGTGCCACCCGGCCGTGA
- a CDS encoding tetratricopeptide repeat protein: MSRVVPDEADEPDEAAEAGLNAQGERSVVGGSISDSIIVTGDNPKVTLNSYPNKLPPVRTVGAREIWMPPRRPSTIFVGRGEALSELERAMSAGGGVAGRSVIGQSVAGLGGVGKTELALQYAASKRVTYTAVFWITADTRAALTEGLARVARKLVPGLTASPEAAADWATEWLQRNQGWLLVLDNVEAPEDVKEFLAGVDSGHVLLTTRRDRDWTDDGLGSVRLGMLTIRQAVDLLIRRTGQDDRPAARRMAVALGCLPLALQQAAAYVRASAEPLATYAARLDGELAEAMAEMAPSAQHERAVSEVWKITLRALLGKDRRAVELLDVLAWLGPDDLPRDLITKFAGGSVLVANRLLLLLNSYSMVTLTHESVSIHRLVQAVLRVSQRERTDSGLAPAGSRAVDLIGGAAPPDPSDNMDGWPRWWSLLPHVHALADNIGGDNQDVELRKLLNQAGLFTARQGRYTETAKLAELALKIGRAGLAPTDPELATLLGNLGAAYSSLGRHAEAVEFEEQALGITEGESDPDQLAIATRLSNLAISYNALGRPGEAMPLMVRAVDVSEAAYGPEHRAVAGFVANLASIHTDLGQTREALPLRQRALSITEQRYGPEHILVAYRLVDVASSYRELGRLVEALELGRRASEMAERLLKPDHPDLALFLGGLGSTHRAIGEYDEALRLEQRGLDIVTAAMDGDHPDVALQLGNLAAVYGDLGRNEEAAELEQRALRIVEDCLGPDHPDVAVRLGNLASTYRALGRAEEARRLDQRALTIIQTQHSPDHPAVAQRLGGLANSLYALDRFEAAAPLLTRAINIIEYNYGDRHLDLAILMGSLAQVYGHLGRLTEAVQLSRTALVITQTLLSGDHPDVVYRLTAFASDLRALGRCDEALPPLRRALQITEYTYGRVHQEVVDQLDEIAATYTEMGRHDQAVPPRVRAVATCEALYGPDHPSVAEQLGLLGESYYHHGRLEEAAAVETRALAVTMASPVEKRGELSLRLTNLAMTYQEMGRLEDALPLWERAVAVGTEQGADCSTVLRDLRRLGRAYRELNLHTETIAVCRRILGIIETAAEADPMEVAQWLGRLGAAHYHLGQYIAAVPFEKRALALVEATLGQDNPELVQFLVNLSDTYRAMERYTDAAPLLRRTVALIEVSNGPDSLDLAHRLAALGNTLYRQHLPGEAIPVEERALAITEAALGPDHIGLVLRLVNLAASYQLRDRGGEAVPLLKRALRIAMDNFPPDDPTIADIRLRLDDD; this comes from the coding sequence TTGAGCCGCGTCGTGCCGGACGAGGCGGATGAGCCGGACGAGGCGGCCGAAGCAGGCTTGAACGCGCAGGGCGAGCGGTCGGTGGTCGGCGGGTCGATCAGCGACAGCATCATCGTGACCGGCGACAACCCCAAGGTCACCCTCAACAGCTATCCGAACAAGCTGCCGCCGGTACGGACTGTCGGCGCGCGGGAGATCTGGATGCCGCCGCGGCGGCCGTCGACGATCTTCGTCGGCCGAGGCGAGGCGTTGAGCGAGCTCGAACGGGCGATGTCAGCCGGCGGCGGGGTCGCCGGGCGGAGTGTGATCGGGCAGAGCGTCGCCGGGCTCGGCGGGGTGGGCAAGACCGAGCTGGCCCTGCAGTACGCGGCGAGCAAGCGGGTCACCTACACTGCGGTCTTCTGGATCACCGCGGACACCCGGGCCGCCCTCACCGAAGGGCTGGCCAGGGTGGCGCGCAAGTTGGTGCCGGGGCTGACCGCGTCGCCCGAAGCGGCCGCGGACTGGGCGACCGAGTGGCTGCAGCGGAATCAGGGCTGGCTGCTGGTGCTCGACAACGTCGAGGCGCCGGAGGACGTCAAGGAGTTCCTGGCCGGGGTCGACAGCGGGCATGTGCTGCTGACGACCCGACGGGATCGGGACTGGACGGACGACGGCCTCGGGTCGGTACGGCTGGGCATGCTCACCATCCGGCAGGCGGTCGACCTGTTGATCCGTCGGACCGGCCAAGACGACCGCCCGGCCGCCCGGCGGATGGCCGTCGCCCTCGGTTGCCTGCCGTTGGCCCTTCAGCAGGCCGCCGCCTATGTCCGCGCGTCGGCCGAGCCACTGGCCACCTATGCCGCCCGGTTGGACGGCGAGCTGGCCGAGGCGATGGCCGAGATGGCACCCAGCGCCCAGCATGAGCGCGCGGTCAGTGAGGTCTGGAAGATCACCCTGAGGGCGCTGCTCGGCAAGGATCGACGCGCGGTTGAGCTGCTCGACGTCCTCGCCTGGCTCGGTCCTGACGATCTGCCCCGCGATCTCATCACGAAGTTCGCCGGCGGGAGTGTGCTGGTGGCGAACCGACTGCTCCTGCTACTGAACTCGTACAGCATGGTCACGCTGACCCACGAGTCGGTCAGCATCCACCGGCTGGTGCAGGCGGTACTGCGGGTTTCCCAGCGCGAGCGCACCGACTCGGGCCTGGCCCCTGCGGGCAGCCGGGCGGTCGACCTGATCGGCGGCGCCGCACCCCCCGACCCGAGCGACAACATGGACGGTTGGCCCCGGTGGTGGAGCCTGCTGCCGCACGTGCACGCGCTCGCGGACAACATCGGGGGCGACAACCAGGATGTCGAACTGCGCAAGCTGCTCAATCAGGCCGGTCTGTTCACCGCCCGACAGGGCCGGTACACCGAGACCGCGAAGCTCGCCGAGTTGGCGTTGAAGATCGGCCGAGCGGGGCTCGCACCGACCGATCCGGAGTTGGCGACGTTGCTGGGCAACCTCGGCGCGGCGTACTCGAGTCTCGGCCGGCACGCGGAGGCGGTCGAGTTCGAGGAGCAGGCGCTCGGCATCACCGAGGGGGAGTCGGACCCCGACCAACTCGCGATCGCGACCCGGCTCAGCAACCTCGCCATCTCCTACAACGCACTCGGCCGGCCTGGTGAGGCGATGCCGCTGATGGTCCGGGCGGTGGACGTCTCCGAGGCGGCCTACGGCCCCGAACACCGGGCGGTCGCCGGCTTCGTGGCGAACCTGGCGTCCATCCACACCGACCTCGGCCAGACCCGGGAGGCGCTGCCGCTGCGACAGCGCGCGTTGTCGATCACCGAGCAGCGGTACGGGCCGGAGCACATCCTGGTGGCGTACCGCTTGGTCGACGTGGCCAGCAGCTACCGCGAGCTGGGGCGACTCGTCGAGGCGTTGGAGCTGGGCCGGCGGGCGAGTGAGATGGCCGAGCGCCTGCTGAAGCCGGACCATCCGGATCTGGCGCTCTTCCTGGGCGGGCTGGGGTCGACCCATCGCGCGATCGGCGAGTACGACGAGGCGCTGCGGCTCGAGCAGCGCGGGTTGGACATCGTCACCGCCGCGATGGACGGAGACCATCCGGACGTCGCCCTTCAGCTCGGCAATCTGGCCGCCGTCTACGGTGACCTCGGTCGGAACGAGGAGGCCGCCGAGCTGGAGCAGCGAGCGCTGCGGATCGTCGAGGACTGCCTCGGCCCGGACCACCCGGATGTCGCCGTCCGGCTGGGCAATCTCGCCTCGACGTACCGCGCGCTGGGTCGCGCCGAGGAGGCGAGGCGGCTGGACCAGCGGGCGCTGACCATCATCCAGACCCAGCACTCACCCGACCATCCGGCGGTGGCGCAACGCCTCGGTGGTCTGGCGAACAGCCTGTACGCGCTGGACCGGTTCGAGGCAGCCGCTCCGCTGCTGACCCGGGCCATCAACATCATCGAGTACAACTACGGCGACCGGCACCTCGACCTGGCCATCCTGATGGGCAGCCTCGCCCAGGTGTACGGCCACCTGGGGCGGCTGACCGAAGCGGTGCAGCTCAGCCGGACCGCGCTCGTCATCACCCAGACCCTTTTGTCCGGCGACCACCCGGACGTGGTGTACCGGCTGACCGCCTTCGCCTCGGATCTGCGGGCACTCGGTCGATGCGACGAGGCGCTGCCGCCGCTCCGCAGGGCACTGCAGATAACCGAGTACACCTACGGGCGGGTGCACCAGGAGGTGGTCGACCAGCTCGACGAGATCGCCGCGACGTACACGGAGATGGGCCGGCACGACCAGGCCGTACCGCCCCGGGTGCGGGCCGTGGCCACCTGCGAGGCGCTGTACGGGCCGGATCACCCGAGCGTGGCCGAGCAGCTCGGACTGCTCGGTGAGAGCTACTACCACCACGGTCGCCTCGAGGAAGCGGCCGCGGTGGAGACCCGGGCGCTGGCCGTCACCATGGCCTCGCCCGTCGAGAAGCGGGGTGAGCTGTCGCTCCGGTTGACGAACCTCGCGATGACATACCAGGAGATGGGCCGACTCGAGGATGCCCTTCCGCTCTGGGAGCGGGCCGTCGCGGTCGGCACCGAGCAGGGCGCCGACTGCAGTACGGTGCTACGCGATCTGCGGCGACTCGGCCGGGCGTACCGTGAGCTCAACCTGCACACCGAGACGATAGCGGTCTGCCGCCGGATCCTCGGCATCATCGAGACCGCGGCCGAAGCTGATCCGATGGAGGTCGCGCAGTGGCTCGGCCGGTTGGGAGCCGCCCACTACCACCTGGGGCAGTACATCGCGGCGGTCCCGTTCGAGAAGCGGGCGCTGGCGCTCGTCGAGGCGACCCTCGGCCAGGACAACCCGGAGCTCGTGCAGTTTCTGGTCAATCTGTCGGACACCTACCGGGCCATGGAGCGGTACACCGACGCGGCGCCCCTGCTGCGTCGTACGGTCGCGTTGATCGAGGTGTCCAACGGGCCGGACAGCCTCGACCTGGCCCACAGGCTGGCGGCCCTCGGCAACACCCTCTACCGGCAGCACCTGCCGGGCGAGGCGATCCCGGTCGAGGAGCGCGCGTTGGCGATCACCGAGGCCGCGCTGGGTCCGGACCACATCGGCCTGGTGCTCAGGCTGGTGAATCTCGCCGCGAGTTACCAGTTGCGGGATCGGGGCGGTGAGGCGGTCCCGTTGCTGAAGCGGGCGCTGCGGATCGCGATGGACAACTTCCCCCCCGACGATCCGACCATCGCCGACATCAGGCTCCGACTCGATGACGACTGA